The following proteins come from a genomic window of Aspergillus oryzae RIB40 DNA, chromosome 4:
- a CDS encoding uncharacterized protein (predicted protein): MRLRTSLGVASACASVASAALKVTEDNSTITLANDRLTSTFAKDKGRVSELFLDGQDLLGPISGNTGVGPYLDCYCIPSGFYTAGSTDPRLEVVQGTDSTGTKYAGVILNDTYTPTGQQFQQYWFLRDGETGLHTFSRLAYYNETTPFLRNLQEFRTLFRPNTELWTHLTSSEAQTAPLPSKEAIANEVVVQDATWRFNNTPNDAYYTQFSEYFTKYTFSNCMGLFKTYWYAASANLQ; the protein is encoded by the coding sequence ATGCGTCTCCGCACTTCCCTTGGCGTGGCCTCTGCCTGCGCCTCCGTTGCATCTGCAGCGCTGAAGGTCACGGAGGACAACAGTACAATCACCCTGGCCAATGACCGATTGACATCCACCTTTGCGAAAGATAAAGGTCGCGTCTCGGAGCTCTTCCTCGATGGCCAGGACCTTCTTGGGCCCATATCGGGCAATACCGGTGTTGGTCCGTATCTTGATTGCTACTGTATACCCTCCGGCTTCTACACTGCTGGCAGTACCGACCCTCGTTTGGAGGTAGTCCAGGGAACCGATTCGACTGGGACAAAATATGCTGGCGTCATCTTAAACGACACATACACGCCGACAGGACAGCAGTTTCAGCAATATTGGTTCCTCCGAGACGGCGAGACCGGTCTGCATACGTTTAGCCGCTTGGCGTACTACAACGAGACGACACCGTTTTTGCGCAACTTGCAAGAATTTCGAACTCTCTTCCGCCCAAATACTGAGCTATGGACACACCTGACATCCAGTGAGGCTCAGACGGCTCCCCTCCCCAGCAAGGAAGCAATCGCGAACGAGGTTGTCGTGCAGGATGCAACGTGGCGCTTCAACAATACCCCGAATGATGCATACTACACTCAATTCTCGGAGTATTTCACCAAATATACCTTCTCTAACTGTATGGGCCTCTTTAAAACATACTGGTATGCTGCATCAGCTAATTTGCAATAG
- a CDS encoding uncharacterized protein (predicted protein), which produces MEKERQTSPMASTAPLVPNIISSTVERALSHLWKICDRRLRPLPTQDGTLTSTTPLPSMSSDGIFGDFVHDGVEVQARKVTKVQETWEQESAGVEVWRLGTPDKSSGEFLHGDAPDPTHPLHPPQHFIYWGAYDWQQDFPNGVNYTIGSSDPAVDFNTVHWSVYGPTPENPDVEYDTTHDWTINFSLDKKQLQQRKTATLTIQLAGAKTAAGNTDVYNATEPYANLALESYINEQKEPLTLLVGFNQSSSCIVRSAVSCYQVRSRMEFPADWLNVGNNVLTLHLPRNATDYETAVLPGTVYVQYDALRLELA; this is translated from the exons atggagaaggaacgCCAAACATCACCAATGGCTTCGACCGCACCTTTGGTCCCCAATATTATCTCTTCAACGGTGGAAAGGGCTCTGAGTCATCTCTGGAAGATTTGCGATCGGAGGCTGAGACCCTTGCCGACCCAGGATGGAACGCTGACTTCTACGACTCCATTGCCAAGCATGTCATCGG ACGGTATCTTCGGCGACTTCGTGCATGATGGCGTCGAGGTGCAAGCCAGGAAGGTAACCAAGGTGCAAGAGACTTGGGAACAGGAGTCCGCTGGTGTCGAGGTCTGGCGACTGGGAACCCCCGACAAGTCCTCGGGCGAATTCCTCCACGGCGACGCACCAGACCCAACACACCCATTGCACCCTCCCCAGCACTTTATCTACTGGGGAGCGTATGACTGGCAGCAGGACTTCCCCAATGGTGTCAACTATACCATCGGCAGCAGCGACCCTGCCGTCGATTTCAACACCGTGCACTGGTCGGTGTACGGTCCGACCCCTGAAAACCCCGACGTCGAATATGACACCACACACGACTGGACgatcaacttctccttgGACAAGAAGCAGCTGCAGCAACGCAAGACTGCCACGCTGACTATCCAACTAGCCGGCGCCAAGACCGCAGCTGGCAATACAGACGTGTACAACGCGACTGAGCCCTACGCTAATCTTGCGTTGGAAAGCTACATCAACGAGCAGAAGGAGCCGCTGACTTTGTTAGTCGGTTTCAACCAGTCCAGCAGCTGCATTGTCCGCTCTGCTGTCAGCTGCTACCAGGTTCGGTCGCGCATGGAATTCCCCGCCGACTGGCTGAACGTTGGGAATAATGTGCTCACCTTGCATCTCCCGCGTAATGCCACGGACTACGAAACGGCGGTTCTCCCGGGGACAGTGTATGTCCAGTACGATGCATTGCGTCTTGAGCTGGCTTAA
- a CDS encoding uncharacterized protein (predicted Na+-dependent cotransporter) produces the protein MPAEEPLWRKILEIILGQWFLIGIGIVILIASQAPAPTKDQDTIETVISYLCVTIIFFITGCTLSTRALIENYSRWKVHLFVQIQCFLFTSASVYAVVSLCATNPDFMDEALLIGLLLMGCVPTTISSNVVMTRNAHGNDALTVVESTIGNFLGPFLTPLLIQMYCLPKPWYTDFLGEEQGNYAAIYARIFKQIGLSVFIPMVSRATCTQKPQPKEVNPSILTKKPSSSAKSSNISSPNPFAKSSQPGNSTN, from the coding sequence ATGCCAGCAGAAGAACCCCTCTGGCGCAAGATCCTCGAGATCATCCTAGGGCAATGGTTTCTAATCGGCATTggcatcgtcatcctcattgCCTCTCAAGCACCAGCCCCGACAAAAGACCAGGATACAATTGAAACAGTGATCTCATATCTCTGCGTcacaatcatcttcttcatcacggGGTGTACACTGTCCACACGCGCATTAATCGAGAACTACAGTCGTTGGAAAGTCCACCTGTTCGTGCAGATACAATGTTTCCTGTTCACGTCGGCGTCTGTCTACGCCGTTGTGTCACTATGCGCAACGAATCCTGATTTCATGGATGAGGCTTTACTTattggccttcttctcatgggGTGTGTCCCGACTACCATCTCATCCAATGTAGTCATGACGCGGAATGCGCACGGCAATGATGCTCTGACGGTGGTGGAATCAACTATCGGGAATTTCCTGGGGCCTTTTTTAACGCCCCTGCTTATTCAGATGTATTGTCTGCCGAAGCCATGGTATACCGATTTTCTTGGCGAGGAACAGGGTAATTATGCGGCTATCTATGCGCGTATCTTTAAACAGATTGGATTATCCGTCTTTATACCTATGGTAAGTAGAGCTACCTGCACACAGAAACCTCAACCAAAAGAAGTAAATCCATCAATACTGACGAAGAAACCCAGTTCATCGGCCAAATCCTCCAACATCTCTTCCCCAAACCCCTTCGCAAAATCTTCACAACCTGGAAACTCAACAAACTAA
- a CDS encoding acyl-CoA dehydrogenase family protein (acyl-CoA dehydrogenases), which produces MSKTFSRAEVAKHNTEDSVWCIIDHRVYDLTDFLDAHPGGSVVLNQVAGQDATAEFYNLHRQEVLEKYRDELCIGTVEGETPEIAPREPGSLSEVPYAEPLWLRPDFKNPYYKESHRRLQRAVREFTDRYIYPEAQEKEKDGTYISQELIDRMAEAGILAMRLGPGKHLHGRKLLGGAVDGKEFDYLHDLIVSQELSRANARGGFGLRHLLSWRGFSDGNMAGMAISLTAVQQWLRNVPLRDQITDEVLSGRKKMCLAITEAFAGSDVAGLRTTATKTPDGKHYIINGTKKWITNGMFADYFVVGCRTEKGFSVILVPRGEGVETKLIKTSYSTAAGTAYIQFENVKVPVENLLGEEHKGFIVIMSNFNHERFMMACGTIRMAMTVVEECMKWCNQRIVFGKKLIEQPVMRQKLARMISLCESNQAWLESIAYQMCNMTYKEQATHLGGPIGLLKSHATRAAQEIAEQATNIFGGRGLTQTGMGKVIEMFHRTYKFDAILGGTEEILADLGVRQAMKKFPKAML; this is translated from the exons ATGTCGAAAACATTCTCCCGCGCCGAGGTCGCCAAACACAACACCGAAGACTCCGTCTGGTGCATCATCGACCACCGCGTCTACGACCTCACAGATTTTCTCGACGCCCACCCCGGCGGTAGCGTTGTCCTCAACCAAGTCGCCGGCCAAGATGCGACCGCCGAGTTCTATAACCTCCACCGTCAAGAAGTCCTCGAGAAATACCGCGACGAGCTCTGCATCGGAACCGTAGAAGGCGAAACCCCCGAGATTGCGCCCCGTGAACCCGGCAGCCTTAGCGAAGTCCCCTATGCCGAGCCCCTCTGGCTGCGTCCCGACTTCAAGAACCCCTATTATAAGGAGAGCCATCGTCGGTTGCAGCGCGCCGTGCGCGAGTTCACCGATCGCTATATCTACCCCGAGGCgcaggaaaaggagaaggatggCACATATATCAGTCAGGAGTTGATCGATCGCATGGCGGAGGCTGGCATTTTGGCTATGCGTTTGGGTCCCGGAAAGCATTTGCATGGTCGCAAATTGCTGGGTGGTGCTGTTGATGGAAAGGAGTTCGACTATCTCCACGATTTGATTGTTTCGCAGGAGCTGAGTCGCGCGAATGCTAGAGGTGGGTTTGGTCTTCGGCATTTGCTGTCGTGGCGAG GCTTCTCCGACGGAAACATGGCTGGTATGGCTATCAGTTTGACCGCCGTTCAGCAGTGGCTGCGCAATGTCCCTCTTCGCGACCAGATCACCGACGAGGTTCTGTCGGGCAGAAAGAAGATGTGTCTTGCCATTACCGAAGCTTTCGCTGGCAGTGACGTGGCTGGACTGCGTACCACGGCGACAAAGACTCCAGATGGCAAGCACTACATTATCAACGGCACCAA GAAGTGGATCACCAACGGCATGTTCGCCGACTACTTCGTTGTGGGCTGCAGGACCGAGAAGGGCTTCTCAGTGATTTTGGTCCCCCGCGGTGAGGGCGTGGAAACTAAGCTGATCAAGACTTCCTACTCGACCGCGGCCGGTACGGCATACATTCAGTTCGAGAACGTCAAGGTTCCTGTTGAGAACCTGCTGGGCGAGGAACACAAgggcttcatcgtcatcatgaGCAACTTCAACCACGAGCGTTTCATGATGGCCTGCGGTACGATTCGCATGGCCATGACGGTGGTCGAGGAGTGCATGAAATGGTGCAACCAGCGCATTGTCTTCGGCAAGAAGCTGATTGAACAGCCTGTCATGCGACAAAA ACTCGCCCGAATGATATCCCTCTGCGAATCCAACCAGGCCTGGCTGGAATCCATCGCTTACCAAATGTGCAACATGACCTACAAGGAACAAGCGACCCATCTGGGTGGTCCTATCGGTCTGCTCAAGTCGCACGCAACCCGCGCCGCACAGGAGATCGCTGAGCAAGCGACGAACATCTTCGGTGGTCGTGGTTTGACCCAGACCGGTATGGGCAAGGTCATCGAGATGTTCCACCGCACGTATAAGTTTGACGCCATCTTGGGTGGAACAGAGGAGATTCTGGCCGATTTGGGCGTGCGACAGGCTATGAAGAAATTCCCTAAGGCGATGTTGTAA
- a CDS encoding sugar O-acetyltransferase (serine O-acetyltransferase) — protein sequence MERKSSIIGDTRPLPPPLIDTKADEDQFKDTDPFVDPPISIDHGLNFKVGKGTFLNFNLLVLDTCLVTIGERVLFGPNVSIYGATHPMDPAVRRGLEGPEAGKEVHVEDDVWIGGSVIILAGVRIGRGSTVGAGSVVTRDVPPFHFAAGNPARVIKKIETSMDSEQQSMQ from the exons ATGGAGAGA AAATCTAGTATAATCGGCGACACTCGTCCCCTCCCACCACCTCTCATAGATACCAAAGCAGATGAAGACCAATTCAAAGACACAGACCCCTTCGTCGACCCCCCGATTTCAATAGACCACGGTCTCAATTTCAAAGTCGGAAAGGGGACATTTCTCAACTTCAACCTGCTCGTCTTGGATACATGTCTTGTCACCATCGGGGAACGAGTGCTCTTCGGCCCCAATGTTAGTATCTATGGTGCCACGCATCCGATGGATCCTGCTGTGCGACGTGGACTCGAGGGCCCGGAGGCGGGTAAGGAAGTGcatgttgaggatgatgtttgGATTGGCGGTAGTGTGATTATTTTGGCGGGTGTGAGGATTGGTCGGGGGAGTACGGTTGGGGCTGGGAGTGTGGTTACTAGG GATGTGCCGCCTTTTCATTTTGCTGCTGGGAACCCGGCACGGGTGATTAAGAAGATTGAGACGAGTATGGATTCGGAACAGCAGTCGATGCAATGA